GACTTCTCGTGGGAAAAATGCCACATCAACGCTCTTTCCTGCCATTTGAGATAATCATTTTCGCATTAAGCTCCAAGAAAATAATGATACCGATTTCATCGTTATTGATCTATTTCACAATATGGGACGGAAATTCGACTGAAATGTTTGCGATAACACTTTCACCTGTCATGTTTGGCAATATTCGACGATCTGGCCGAATCGCGACCACAGAAAATCTGGACGCGCGCATGCAAGTCTGTCCGAGCTAGCATAGCCCCAGGCGACCGATGCGGCGCAGACGCCGGCCTTGCGCGCGGCAATGACATCCCGCTCCTCATCGCCGACATACAATATGCGATCCCGGGCCAGTCCCGATCGCTTTGAAATGGCTCCAATCGCCTTGGATTTGCCGAACAGTGAGGCGCCCGCCCGAATCTCAAAAAACAGCGGCACCAGTGCCGGCCCCAGTACAGTGCGCACCACTGGACCGGCGTTGGAAGTTGCGATTGCGAGCATGATCTCTTCGCGTGCCAATGTGTGCAACGTGTCGGCGGCGTCTTCGAACAGGAAGATCTGGTCAGCATCGCGGATCGCCAACTGGCGCATTCGCCTGGCGACAAGCGGCACCTTCCAGCGCGGTAGACCGAGCTCACGCAGAACATCCCGGGTCGACAGCGTGCGGAGGACGTCCGCCCTCTCGTGCGTCAGCGTGGAAAAGCCAAACTCTGCAGCAACATCGTTGAACACTGTTTCCAGCCACGGTGCGCTATTGGCCAACGTCCCGTCAAAATCAAAAATGACAAGATCGACTTCATTCTGCGAATTTCTGACCGGCACGTCCGTCAGTCGTGCCCCAGAGCATAGCGCATGCCGCCGGCGACATGGCGAAGGAAGGTCAGGTCTTCATAGGTCTCGGCGGTATGCCCCATTGCCGTGTAGAAGACGCGCCCACCGTCATATTCATGTGACCACGCAATCGGATTGGGATTGACGTCCGGCTGGCCGATGGAGCCCGGGTCCAGCGTCAGGATCAATCGCACCGTGGGATCATAGTCCTGGAAATAATACCATTCATCCGAACGACTGAACTGTTCGGGCAGCCCCTCGGCCGAAGGATGCGCAGGATCGACAACCCGCAATGTCCCCTCAGGCGCACCTGGCGGGTGCCGCTGAAAATAACCGCCGACCATGCGTCCATACCATGGCCAGTTGTAGTGTGAATCCGCAGCGCCATGAATGACAACGACGCCCTTCCCGGCCCGTACGAAATTCTGGAACGCGACGCGACGTTGCCCCACCCACCATTCGCCATCGACCGCCTTCCGGTCAGACGTGTTGTTCAGCAGGATGATCAGGTCGAACGGCGCCAGATCATCCTCGTTGAAGATGTTGGGGTCCTCGCTGGCCGTCACTTCATACCCGGCGCGGGTCGCCAGTTTGGTGAGCGCTGTCACGCCAGTCTCTACTGAGTCATGACGGAAACCCGTGGAATACGAGAAAATCAGAACGTTGGCCGATGAATTGCCACCATCGCCATCACCGCAGGCCGATACCCCCCACAGGATGATAAAAAGCGCCATTGTCTTTCGCGCGGTCGCCAACATCATCAGCCATCCCTTTTCAATCAGCCATCACGGCCCTGATCCTAAGGTATAGCTCTTAAGAGTTCAGCCCACCTGCCCAAGCCCTATCGCTTGGACTTGTCCTTCAGGCCGTCGGCAAACCGGATGGCCGCGGCCACAGCTTCATAGTGCTCGCGCTGAATCTCTTCACCCACGTCCACACTGGCGTAGAGAGACCGTGCCGTCGCCACGTCGCGATAGATCGGCACTTTGGCTTCCTCGGCCACTTCGCGAATGCGCGCCGCCATGTGATCCGTCCCCTTGGCAACGCATCGCGGTACCTCATTGTTGTCACGCGCCCACCGCAGGGCCACCGCGTAGTGCGTCGGGTTGACGACGATGACATCCGCTTTGGGCACGTCGAGCAATTGCCGGTTCTGCGCAATCTCACGTGCCTTGGCCTGACGCATGCTCCGCTGCTGCGGGTCACCGTCGATGTCCTTTGTCTCGTCGATCATCTCCTGGCGGGACATCCGCAGGTCTTTACGGTGGCGGTGCCAGCGAAGCGGCGTGTCGATCGCCGCTGCGACGGCCGCAAGGATGACGGCGACGAGCAGAACATAACGAAGGAGGACGCCAATCTCGCCGTAGATCAGTCCGGGCGGAGCGCCCACAGACGCCATCAGCGACGGCAACTGCACGCGCGCTATCACAAAGCCTGCAGCGATCAGCACAACGACCTTGATCACGGACTTCAAAAAATCGGTCAGTCCGGAGGGCCCGAACTTCTTCCCCGCATTCTTGATCGGATCCAGTTTCTTGATGTCTGGTTTCAGCTTGTTGGGCGCAAAGGTAATCGCGTTCTGGGCGATCAGCGAGATCACGACCAGGATGATTGGCAGCAGGAGCAGCCCGACAAACGCGAGCGCCAGAGGTGAGAACATGGTGGCGATCTTGCCGCCATTCATCATGAACCGCGACGAAGCCTCGGGATTGATCAGGAAGCCACTCAGTCGTTCGGCGGCTTCCTGGCTCAGCATGCCCGCAACTGCAATCACGCCGATCCACAAGCCGGTATAACGGGCCAGCGTAATCAGTTCGGGGGACTGCGGAACGTTCCCCTTCTTGCGTTCCTGCTTCAGCCGCTCCGGCGAGGCGTCATACGACTTGTCGGCGCCGGTATCATTGTCCGCCATGGCTTACCAGAACCCCGCAAAGCCTGTGTCGACCTGCGCGACCCACGCCATCATGATGGCGGCGAATGCAATGCCGAGGATCACCAGCCCCGCCAGAACGTTCGCAGGTACACCGACGAACGTGACCATCATTTGCGGCATCGCCTGGTTAATCAGGCCAAGAACGACGTTGTAGAGAAAGCTGACAAGGATGAACGGCAGGGAGAGTGAAATGGCCAGCGCGAACGACCCCGACACGCGCTCCTGCGCCCATCCGGCGAGCGCGCCAGTGTCTGGCAGCTCACCCAATGGGAACAGCTGATAACTCTCCATCAGCAGCCCGACGCTGTACGTGTGCAGATCAAGCGTCACAAAGAGGGCCGCCCCGGTCATCATCAGAAGAGTGGAAATGGTCGGGCTCGGTTCAGTCGTCGTGACGGCGCCAAAAATCTGCGACAGCGAGATGGACTGGGAAATAATCGTCCCGGCGATGGTCAGGGCAAAGATCAGCACCCGAAACCCAAACCCGAGGGCAAAGCCGATCATCGCCTCAAACCCGATCAGCACAAGTGGGTCATTGGTGGTCAGGATGGCCAGCTGCCCTGGCAAGACGCTCGGGATGAGCGCTGCGGAAACGGCCAGAACCAGACCAAGACGGACGCGGATCGGAATGGCCAATTCGCCGATACCCGGCAGAAAGGCGAACATCATCGACAGTCGCGTCAGAATGGCGACGGCGCCGATGACGAAGATTTCGACATCGGGCGGCAGAGATAGGCTGCCCAGCCCGATCATCAGGCGACCGCGAGCATGGCCGGCCGTGTGCCCGGCACAATTTCCTCAAAGGCAATGACAGGATTCTTGATGCCGCGACTGCGCAGGACGTCCCGGACAATCCGACGGCGACGGCCCGGTACCGCAACGGCGGCATAGGCACCGCTGATCGCGGCCTTGTTGAGCGCTTCCTGCAAATCGTCACCAAGTTCCTTGAGGTCCTTGGCATCCATCGGCGCGGGGGTCTTGCCGCCATCGACCTGTTCAAGCTTGCGCGAGAAGACCTCATCCCATTTCGGCGACATCTGGACGAGCGGCAACGTGCCATCGTCCGCCTTGTAATCGTCGATGAACAGGAAGGAGACCGACCGGCGCACAGCATCGACAAGATCATCAATTGTCGTGCAGCGGGCCTGATGCTCGGCGATGGCCTCAAGAATAAGCGGGATGTTGCGGACGCTGATCTTCTCGGCCAGCAGCCCCCGCATGACCCATTGCAGCGTGTCATGAGAGACCTTGTCGGGCACGAACTCGTCGATGATCCGCTTGTTGGCGGCGCCGCGCTGTTCGTCGGACAGGTCGGTGTAGATATCCAGCGCTTCGTTCAGCGCACGGCGCGTCATCAGGCGGTCGAAGCTGTTCTGAACCGTCTCCAGCAGGTGGGTCGCCAGCACCTCGACGGATTCGATAACAGTCACGCCGCGGTCGGCAAGAATTTCTGCATCCACCCGAGAGACCCAGCGCGCATCGGCGCCATAGACCGGCTCTTTGGTGTTGTCGCCGATGATGTCGCGATGCTCGTTCGGTTTGACGAGGGCCATGACCTTTTGCAGGGCCAGCTTGTCGCCACCAACCTTCGTGCCCTGAATACTGATCGTGTAGCGCCCTGCGCCCAACGGCGCGTCGGTAACGCGGACCGGCGGCATGACGAAGCCATAGCGCTGCACCACGAATTTGCGCAGTTTCTCGATCCGCCGTTCGAACGTCTCCTGACTGTTGGCCAGCAGGGACGACAGCGACTGGTCCAGCACGACGTGGATTTCGTCGAGGTCCAGGGAATCCCCCAGGGTCGGCTTTTTCTCGACATCCACGACCTTGGGCGGCGTGGCCGCAATGGCCGCGAGTTCCCGTTCTTTCCTGAAGGCAAGGAGGGCGGCATAACCTATCGCCCCCGCACCGATAAAGAACGGAAGGAACGGCATACCCGGCAGCACGGCGAAGATCGACAGCAGCACCGCCACGGCGAACAGCGCGCTGGATTTTCCGAGCAATTGCTTGACCAGCGCCACGTCGACCGAATCCTGCCCCTGCCCCTTAGACAGCAGAAGCGCCGTTGCGACGGAAATAATGACGGCTGGGATCTGGTTGACCAGACCGTCGCCGACGGTCAGGATCGAATAGTTCTGGACCGCTTCACCAAGGGAGATGTGGTGGACGCCAAGGCCGATCGCGATACCTGCCACCAGGTTCAGCATGGTGATGAGGAGGCCGGCGACGGCATCCCCCTTCACGAACTTGGAAACACCGTCGAGCGACCCGAGGAATGAGGCTTCTTCCTGCTGCAGTTCGCGGAGACGGCGGGCTTCTTCGTGCGTAATGGCACCGGCCGCGACGTCCGCATCAATGGCGAGCTGCTTGCCGGGCATGGCGTCCAGCGCAAAGCGCGCACCAACCTCGGCCATCCGGCCGGCACCCTTGGTGATGACCATGAAGTTGACGATGATCAGCACAGAGAAAATGATCAGGCCCATGAACAGGTTGCCGTTCATGATGAACATGGCAAACCCTTCGATCACCCCGCCTGCCGCATCAGTGCCAGTGTGCCCCTCTCCGATGATCAGCTTGGTCGATGAGATGTTCAGCGACAGCCGCAGCAGGAGTGAGATCAGCAGGATCGAGGGAAAGGACGAGAAGTCGAGCGGCTTCTGGATGAACAGCGTCATCGTGAAGACGAGAATGGCGAAAGCAAATGACGCGGTCAGGCCGATATCCAGCAGGATCGGCGGGATCGGCAGGATCATCATCACGATGATCAGCATCAAGCCGAAAGTGAGAAGCACCGTCGGCTGACGGAGAATGCCTAAAAAGTCGATGCCCCCGCCCGCTGTACCCGCCGCCGCCATGTCATTATCCGATCAGCGGAATGATCCGCGTGTCAAAAAGCCTCAAACACAGACCGACCATGAAGCTGGCTGAGATCGAGAATACGATCAGCATGGCCGCCACTTTAGGCACAAAGGTCAGTGTCAGTTCCTGCACTGAGGTCAGGGCCTGCAGCAGACCGATGACCAATCCGGCAATCAACGCTGTAATCAACAGCGGCGCCGCCATCATGGCCGCAGTCATCACTGCTTCGCGGCCAAGATCAATGATTTCTGCGTCTGACATGATCCGTCAGACCGGCATGCGGAGGATTTCCTGGTACGCCTCGATCACGCGGTCACGGATTGTCACCACCGTCTGCAGCGCCAGTTCGGCTTGAGCCATGGCTTCGACGACGGCCTGGGCACTGCCCTCACCTCTTGCCATGGCACTCACGGCGCCATCGGCCTTGTCGAATACGGACGCAAACTCCTCGACCGCTTTGGTCACGGCGTTGGTATCGGCCGGCGCCTGAATATCACCTGCAATGGCTTTTGCCATATTGGCAGATGACGCCTGGCCGTAGCCCTGCATGGCGCCGAGTGAAGAAAGATCAAGTGCCATTATGAGCTCCTAAGCAGGGAAACGAGGCCGGAATACATATCTCGCGCCTGACGGAAGGCTTCCAGATTGGCTTCGAAATGACGCTTGGCCTCACGGGCGTCCGTCATCTCAACCATCATGTCCACATTGCTCATCGCAACATAGCCATTTTCATCTGCGAGCGGATGGCCTGGGTCGAGGACCATACGGCCTTCGGAACGATCCAGCGTGATGCGCTCAATATCGACTGCGCGGTCACCGGCCTGTGACGTGAACGTCACCATCTTGCGATGATAGCCGGGCGTGTCGACGTTGGAGAGGTTCTCGTGAACCGTCTTGAGACGATAGCTTTGCGCCCCCATGCCGTCACCGGCGACTTTAAGCGCGGAGAAAATAGGATCTGTCATCAGCGACCTCTACCCAGTGCGATCTGATACATGGAAAGGGTCTGGCGCCACAGGCCGAGCGCCATATCGTGCTCACCCTTGGCTTCCGCCAGGTTGATGACCTGATCTTCCAGAGAAACGGAATTGCCGTTGATCTTCGTGGCTGCCGTGCGGTCTTCCTGAACGCGGGCATAGCCGCCGTTCCGAACCATCGTGGCAAAATCCTCGATGTCGCGGGCGCGATAGCCCGGGGTATCAGCCTGCGCGATGTTTTCTGCGACCACGGCCTGACGTTCGGCCGCATGAGTCGCCATCGCCTTGGCGATATTCAGGACAGTGCTGTCCGAACCAATCATCCGTTGCCTCCGTACCAGTGATGTTAATGGTACGGTTACAATAATGACCGGGAGTTGAATAAATAGTTAACGACGTCCCGCGATGGCACACTTTGCAGCGTATGTGTCGTCGGCAACACCCGTCTGAAGAAGTCGGTCTTCAACCGTGAATAGCGACTTCAACCCCATCAGAACCCCGTAGAACCGGGCTTCCTCTGCGCAGGCGAGACAGCGAGCCAGGAGAGATTCCTCCGGCGTGCCTTCGAAAATGCTGCACAATTGCGTTAACCGGTCGATCAGATCAGTCTGACCTTCCTCGACGCTCGTTTCAGTCGCGAGGATCATCTGCGCGACGTGGTAGGCACGGCGGACAGGTGTGGTCACTTCTTCGGGGTGCAATGCATCGCTGAGGCGCAACACAAACACACCGTCGTCGCAGATTCTGACCGAAGACCGGCGCGGGCCGTTCTGGATCAGATTGCCGCCAACAAGAAATTTCTCGCCTGGGCGAAGGGTCAGGGTCAGTCCACCACTCATCGTCACGCTGCCTCGGCTGCCTGGCGCAGCCCTGCTGCGACGGTCCGGTTCACTTCGATCAGCGGCGACACGTCTCCATTGCCGGCCATGACGGCCTGGGCGTGGCGGATCGAAAATTTCGCAAGTCCGATCATTCGGGCCTTGACTTCATCTGTACATTGATTGTCTTTAGACATGAGGTCAGTCGCAAAAGCGGTCCAGAGAGCCGTATTGCGCTGAAGAGCATTCATCAGTTGAGGGAAGAGTTTGTCCCGCTGCGCTGCAGCCGCCTCAAGATCAGAGGCGATCTTTGTCAGGATCTGATATTCGATCTGCCGTGGCTCAGCGGTCTGACGACGCACTTGCCCATATCCGGCTTCTGCCAATGATTTCATCTTTATGCCCCGAAAACTAGTGGAGTGGTGGGCGGCCACTGGGGCCACCCACCGTCTTTACGCTTACTGGAACAGGGCCAGGATTGACGTTGGTGCATTGTTGGCAATGCTGAGCGACTGGATACCCAGCTGCTGCTGAACCTGCAGGGCCTGCAGCTTGGCAGAGGCAGCCGTGATGTCGGCGTCGATCAGGGCAGAGTTGCCCAGTTCGAGCGAGTCGATCAGTGACATGACCCAGTCTGTTTGCAGCTCAACACGCTTCTGTGCCGAACCGAACGATGCAGCAGCATCGGTCGCAGCCGTGATCAGGTCTTCAATTGTCGACAGAGCAGAAGCCGCGTCGCCTGTGTTGATGACGCTCAGGTTACGGAGCGCATCGAGGCTACCACCGGCAGTACCGCCAGTAGATGTGGCTTCAGCAGAACGAACAACCGTGTCGATCGAGTTGGAGTTCGTACCCACTGCGATATCAGTCCGCAGCTCGTAGTTCGAACCGTTCAGAACGACGGTAGAGCCAGACAGACCGGCAAGACCGTCAACCAGTAGGCCGAGTTCACGAAGGATATCTTCAGCAGTATCGGTCGCAGTTGCCTGATAATCCACGGTCCCAACGCCGACGTTGAGCTCGTAATTGTCACCTTCAGTCACAACCGTTGAAGCCGTCAGTGTAGCAAGTGTAGACTGTGTAGTGCCGGCAGTAGTGTTGATAGCGCCTGTGTCAGCAAAGCCAGCGATTGTCACACCAGTACCAAGAACACCATCCACGATGGCGTTGTCGGCCGTCCCCACGCTGAGGTCAACGCCGGTAACAGTGATCGAACCCGTTGCAACAGAACCATCAGAAGCGCGGTTGAACGATGACAGATAGCTGACATTGTTCGTGTTGTTGATGATATTGACGCCGTTCACCTGAGCGGAGTCGACGATGTCCGTGATCTGCGAACGCAGAGCGGTAATGTCGGCCTGGATCTTGGTACGGTCGGCTTCGGTTTTGTCCTGTGCCTGAGTAACCTTGGCTTTGATTTCGACCAGAAGGTCGGTGATGCGTTCCGCAGCGTTACGACCAACGCCAACGGTTGCAGAAGCCAGGCCGAGAGATTCAGAAACAGTTTTGAACGACGCAAGGTCAGCGCCCATGGTTTTGGAAATCGACCACAGCGCGGAATTGTCCTTGGCTGTGTTGATGACTTTACCGGTCGAGATCTGGTCGTTCAGTGTGTTGAGCGATTTGTTGATGCCCCGAAGAGTCTCGAGGGCAACCATTGCCGCTGGGTTGGTGTTGATGCTGGTCATGTTATGCTCCGTACTAGGTACAACAAGCCTATCATCCTGACAGGATCGGGGTCAGCCCGACGCAACATCTCTCAAGTTGCCTTCCTCGAAGTTATACCTACAGAAACGATAATTTGCGCTTAACGCTACATTCGGCTGCTGGAATTTTTCTCGTCAAACGCTATGCGAGTACCGTCAGGGTAGTAACCAACACTGTTTTCGCGGGTAACAAGGTTTTGCAGGCGATTCTTCAATCCGCCGACAGCGGCGGACATGATCATCAGAAGCCTTGCATTTTCATTAGCCCGTTTACGGATTATTTCCAGATCTTTCTGATTTGTGACCGGCTGGAGGGTCTGCACAGCCTTGCTGATCCGCTGACTCACGGATTCGAGCTGATCGAAGCGGCGCGCACGCAAGAGTGCGGCCTCTTCGTCGAGAAGAAGTAGGATGTCTTTAGGCTGGCTCATGCCCGGAAATCGAGACCGGGCTCCGCACGTTCAGCCCGCGCCGACAGGGCCTGGTAGAATTGCTCGGCAAGACCAAAGCCGCCCTGGTCGGCCATCTTTCCCGCAATCTGTTCGAGCAGGAAGGACGAGAACCCCTCGGCTGTCCCACCCTCTTTTGCCCCGAAGGCTTCGGCGATACCGCTGTGTTGCAGCATCTGCATGATGAACGCGGCTTCGAAATCGCGAGCCGACTGGCGCAAGGGATCGACCTGCACCGATGCTTTCGGTGCAATATCAACCGGTCCGACGGTGGCCGATATTTCCATGACGTGCTCCCGTATTCTTATGCCTTCCTAATTGGTTGCATCATGTAAATCATTAGTAAACCTATTCGAGAGAAATTCAGGGTTCAGATTCATGATAAATGGACAACCGACCCATGGCGTCATTCGTACCTTTTCTCTCGCCTGCCGATTCTGCCCGCCCTGCTGCGGCGCAGCCGACCTCCTCGTCGCAGGACCGGCGCGATCAGGACGCATGGAACGCGGCGATGGAGTCTGAACGGGCGCGGTCAAACGACAATGCGGTCCGCCAGAAGGATGCGCAGGCAGCCGAGCGTGCTGATCGCAGCCAGGCAGCTGACGACGCCGTGAAGACCACCAGCGACGCCTCGACCAAGTCAGCTGAGCCATCGGAGACGCGTTCAGCCACGACCGCTGAAGCACCGAAAGTCGATCGCGCGACCGGCGAAGCCGAGGACGCGGTGATCACGAAAATCGCCAATGGCGAAGCGGAAGCACCGGCGCCTGTCATTCGCACTGAACGGCCCGCTATCGCCGTGCTGCACGGAAACACAGGGACCCTGGGCCAGGAAACGGCGCAGACGGTCACACTTGCGCAACCGACAGCGGAGCAGGCACTGGCGCAACGTCCGGTCCTTGCCGAAGGCGCAGATGAAGCCGCAGCTATTGCAGCGACAAAGACCAAATCGGCTCAAGCCCCTCTGACTGCTGAAAACGCGCAGACCGCGCCGAAGATTTCTGCGGGCGAGACCGTTGCGCAGAACGCTGAAGTGTCAGCCAGGTCCGCCAGCGCCACGGCACAGAACTCCGCCCTACCAACAACGGCTGCCGCCGATGCTGCGAAGACTGCGCGTCCGACCACTGAAAAATCCGGCGAAGCGCGCCTGACACTGACAGATATGGCGGAAAAGCTCGCCGCTGGTGAGACCAAATCAGCGCCGGGTCAGGCGACGGGCGCTGCTGCCGCCAAACTTGCTGAGGCACAGGCCATTGCCCGCACCACCACACAGGTCCCCACAGGCGCAACTGTTCAGCAGACAACGACTGAAGATAGCGCGCCTCTGACGGCGTCGACCGCGGCAGAACCGAAAGTCGAAACAGCAACAAAGACGAGTGCTGAACTGGCGCCATCGCTGGCGCTGAAAGATCTTGCCGACGCCAAGGCGGCCGTCAAACACCTCGCTGGCCAGGCTGTGAACAAGCCGTCGGGCGATGCCTCCCCGATGGCCGAGTTGATGACATCGCGCGGCGCCGATCCAATGGGCGCCACACTGACGGCCCGCCCCCCAGCGGCGGTCCAGGCAGCGAGCGTCCCGATGATGGTCGAACCCCAGCGGCAGATTGCCGACGCCATTCGCGTCCGCAGCAATGACCAGTCAATCAGCCTGCGTCTTGATCCGCCGGATCTGGGCTCGGTCAAGATCGATCTCAATTTCGACAAGTCACGGCTTGTGACCGCCACGGTCTCTGCCGAGCAGCTCGACACACAGGGCCTTCTGCGCCGTAACCTTGACCAGCTTCAACGGGATCTCGCCGATGCCGGTTTTGAAGGCGTGCAGATCGACTTTACCAGCCACGACACCACAGGCGATTCCGGCTCGTCCAATGAGCGCCTTCTTGCCTTCCAGACGCCTGCTTACGAGCGCACTGTCGAGGCCCAGACCGTCCCCACCCGGCGGACACAAATCATCACCGCAGACCGCATTGACGCAAGATTTTAAGAGGTAGCCATGGCTGAAGTCGCTGGTATCAACGCAACGGCGGTCGCCGCCACAAAAAGTGCGACGGCAGCGAATTCGCTGACCGCGGATTTTGACGCCTTCCTCAATCTTCTGACCGCGCAGGTTCGCAACCAGGACCCGTTGTCACCGCTCGACTCAACACAGTTTGTCGAGCAGCTGGCGACGTTCTCCGGCCTTGAGCAGCAGGTGACGTCAAACAGTCACCTTGAAGAGATCACCGCGCTTCTGCGCGGGCAGTTCAGTTCAGAGGCCGGCATGGTGCTGGGCGAAACGGCGCTTAGCCCTGTGCTGACGATCGAGAACGCCTTTGATGCACTGGACGTTGTTGCACCCGGCGTGGAATCCGGTCGCCTCGTCGTGACCGATGCCGATGGCGAAGTCGTCTATCAGGGCATCCCAGCCAATTCCTGGTCCTGGGACGGTACAGACGGGACCGGCGCGCCCCTTCCCGCAGGCTCCTACAAACTCTCGATCCAGTCCGGCGAAGAGCTGTATCCCGCCTATGCCAGCGGCATTGTCCAGCAGGTGATTTCGACCACCTCAGGCGACCGCATTGCGTTTGCGCCAGGCGTGACAAGCGGCATTTTCGAAATTCAGTAAGCAGCCTTTCGGCTTCTCCATGCACAACAAGAAAGGGCTCCCAGGAAGGGAGCCCTTTTTCACGTTGGACAGATGTGCAGACGATCGGAAGAACCGGCGGGCCTTATTGATCCTGGCGCGCGAAGTCGACGATCAGCACATCGCCGCCCTTATCCTCAAGAAGCGCGTGCGAGGTTTCGTTCAGACGATTGCGGATCTCTGAATAGACTTCCGGTTCGGTGATGTCCCCGGCGAAATAGCCATCATGAGACAGCCCCATCAGCGTCATCATGAAGGTGTCGCGAAGACGAGGTTCACGTGCCCGCATGCGGTCGATTTCGGCGGCGTCGTTGATCTCGATCTGAAGAGAGATCATGACGAGTGATCCGACCTCGTCATTCCGCATGACGGGAACGATGAAATTGCGCTGAAAACCGAAATAGGCGACCGTGTCGCCCCCGCCTTCGCCGCCGCCATGACCGTCATCCCCCTCGCCGCTCACCTCAGCGACCGACCCTTTGGTAGCCGCCGCCTCAGGCGCCGCATCGCTGGATCCACCGCGCAGCGTCATGGCTGCGAAGCCGGCACCGCTAATGGCAATAAGGAGCACGAGGATGGGGAGAATTTTTTTCATGATCAGAACGGTATCAGAATGTCGAGCAGGCGTGAGCCTCTCCGTGGACGAGTAGACTGAGCAATCTGGCCCTGTCCGGTGTAAACGATATCCGCCGCCGCGACCTTGTCATGCGTAATGGTATTGTCACGGCTGATATCATCAGGCCGGACAACGCCGTTCAGACGCAGGTCCCGTGTTTCATTATTCACCCGAATACGCTGCGTACCGACGACCACAAGGTGACCGTTCGGCAGCTTTTCAACCACCTGGGCTGCGAGGCGAAGCGTAATCTTTTCCTGCCGGGCGATTGAGCCATTGCCGTTGGCGGCATTGCTGCGCGACAGTGCGACAGCAGGTGACAGTGTTGCCCCCTCTGGCAGCGTGCCGTCCGCATATTCAGGCAGGCCGAAAAGCGCGTTGACGGAGAAATCTTCCTGGTTCGAACGGCTGCGCTGCAGCGAGTTCTGCATTTCAGCCTCTTCGTCCACCGAGACGATGACGGTCAGAATATCCCCCACGTTCCGTGCACGGCGATTGCCGAACAGGGATTGCGGCTCCTGATTCCACAGCGATGCGGTATAGACCGGCACATAGGTCTGTTCAGACACAATGCGTTCAGGTGCAGGCGCGCTGACGGGCGTCATGCGCGAAGCGCAGGCGCAGAGCGGCAGTAGCGTGGTGATGAGAAGAATATTTTTCATAGATCAACCTCCACAAGACCGGGACCGACGATCCGGGCCGTGATGGTGCGGCGGCTTTCGAGGTTCATCACAAGGATTTCCTCACCGCGTGTTCCGGCGCCCAGCGAGCGCCCTTTGGTTTCGATGGCCAGTGGCCCCTTGCGCGCAACAATCCGTACCAGACCATTACGGTCGACCAGATCGGGCTCCTTGGT
This genomic stretch from Parvularcula sp. LCG005 harbors:
- a CDS encoding HAD hydrolase-like protein, giving the protein MPVRNSQNEVDLVIFDFDGTLANSAPWLETVFNDVAAEFGFSTLTHERADVLRTLSTRDVLRELGLPRWKVPLVARRMRQLAIRDADQIFLFEDAADTLHTLAREEIMLAIATSNAGPVVRTVLGPALVPLFFEIRAGASLFGKSKAIGAISKRSGLARDRILYVGDEERDVIAARKAGVCAASVAWGYASSDRLACARPDFLWSRFGQIVEYCQT
- a CDS encoding ThuA domain-containing protein — encoded protein: MMLATARKTMALFIILWGVSACGDGDGGNSSANVLIFSYSTGFRHDSVETGVTALTKLATRAGYEVTASEDPNIFNEDDLAPFDLIILLNNTSDRKAVDGEWWVGQRRVAFQNFVRAGKGVVVIHGAADSHYNWPWYGRMVGGYFQRHPPGAPEGTLRVVDPAHPSAEGLPEQFSRSDEWYYFQDYDPTVRLILTLDPGSIGQPDVNPNPIAWSHEYDGGRVFYTAMGHTAETYEDLTFLRHVAGGMRYALGHD
- a CDS encoding EscU/YscU/HrcU family type III secretion system export apparatus switch protein, translating into MADNDTGADKSYDASPERLKQERKKGNVPQSPELITLARYTGLWIGVIAVAGMLSQEAAERLSGFLINPEASSRFMMNGGKIATMFSPLALAFVGLLLLPIILVVISLIAQNAITFAPNKLKPDIKKLDPIKNAGKKFGPSGLTDFLKSVIKVVVLIAAGFVIARVQLPSLMASVGAPPGLIYGEIGVLLRYVLLVAVILAAVAAAIDTPLRWHRHRKDLRMSRQEMIDETKDIDGDPQQRSMRQAKAREIAQNRQLLDVPKADVIVVNPTHYAVALRWARDNNEVPRCVAKGTDHMAARIREVAEEAKVPIYRDVATARSLYASVDVGEEIQREHYEAVAAAIRFADGLKDKSKR
- a CDS encoding flagellar biosynthetic protein FliR, whose amino-acid sequence is MIGLGSLSLPPDVEIFVIGAVAILTRLSMMFAFLPGIGELAIPIRVRLGLVLAVSAALIPSVLPGQLAILTTNDPLVLIGFEAMIGFALGFGFRVLIFALTIAGTIISQSISLSQIFGAVTTTEPSPTISTLLMMTGAALFVTLDLHTYSVGLLMESYQLFPLGELPDTGALAGWAQERVSGSFALAISLSLPFILVSFLYNVVLGLINQAMPQMMVTFVGVPANVLAGLVILGIAFAAIMMAWVAQVDTGFAGFW
- a CDS encoding flagellar biosynthesis protein FlhA; this encodes MAAAGTAGGGIDFLGILRQPTVLLTFGLMLIIVMMILPIPPILLDIGLTASFAFAILVFTMTLFIQKPLDFSSFPSILLISLLLRLSLNISSTKLIIGEGHTGTDAAGGVIEGFAMFIMNGNLFMGLIIFSVLIIVNFMVITKGAGRMAEVGARFALDAMPGKQLAIDADVAAGAITHEEARRLRELQQEEASFLGSLDGVSKFVKGDAVAGLLITMLNLVAGIAIGLGVHHISLGEAVQNYSILTVGDGLVNQIPAVIISVATALLLSKGQGQDSVDVALVKQLLGKSSALFAVAVLLSIFAVLPGMPFLPFFIGAGAIGYAALLAFRKERELAAIAATPPKVVDVEKKPTLGDSLDLDEIHVVLDQSLSSLLANSQETFERRIEKLRKFVVQRYGFVMPPVRVTDAPLGAGRYTISIQGTKVGGDKLALQKVMALVKPNEHRDIIGDNTKEPVYGADARWVSRVDAEILADRGVTVIESVEVLATHLLETVQNSFDRLMTRRALNEALDIYTDLSDEQRGAANKRIIDEFVPDKVSHDTLQWVMRGLLAEKISVRNIPLILEAIAEHQARCTTIDDLVDAVRRSVSFLFIDDYKADDGTLPLVQMSPKWDEVFSRKLEQVDGGKTPAPMDAKDLKELGDDLQEALNKAAISGAYAAVAVPGRRRRIVRDVLRSRGIKNPVIAFEEIVPGTRPAMLAVA
- a CDS encoding flagellar biosynthetic protein FliQ; its protein translation is MSDAEIIDLGREAVMTAAMMAAPLLITALIAGLVIGLLQALTSVQELTLTFVPKVAAMLIVFSISASFMVGLCLRLFDTRIIPLIG
- a CDS encoding flagellar hook-basal body complex protein FliE, encoding MALDLSSLGAMQGYGQASSANMAKAIAGDIQAPADTNAVTKAVEEFASVFDKADGAVSAMARGEGSAQAVVEAMAQAELALQTVVTIRDRVIEAYQEILRMPV